The Peribacillus simplex genome contains a region encoding:
- a CDS encoding peptide chain release factor 3 codes for MTTLKDEVQSRRTFAIISHPDAGKTTLTEKLLLFGGAIRDAGTVKARKTGKYATSDWMEIEKQRGISVTSSVMQFDYDDFRVNILDTPGHQDFSEDTYRTLMAVDSAVMIIDSAKGIEDQTVKLFKVCRMRGIPIFTFINKMDRQGKTPLELLAELEEVLGIETYPMNWPIGMGKDFVGIYDRFNNRIEQFKTEGEERFLPLNDEGELEVDHKLKDSQLYEQTLEEIMLLTEAGNQFSEENIANGKLSPVFFGSALTTFGVQTFLDAYLKFAPAPQARMTTSGEMDPVSNDFSGFIFKIQANMNPKHRDRIAFLRICSGKFERGMSVNLSRTGKPINLSSSTQFMADDRNTVNEAVSGDIIGLYDTGNYQIGDTITTSKDMFQFERLPQFTPELFMRVTAKNVMKQKHFHKGINQLVQEGAIQLFKTVRMEEYLLGAVGQLQFEVFEHRMRNEYNVEVVMERMGSKITRWAEDEKLDENLHSSRSILVKDRFDKYAFLFENEFALRWFQDKNPDVELYNPMDLK; via the coding sequence ATGACTACATTAAAAGACGAGGTTCAATCCCGACGGACCTTCGCAATCATCTCTCACCCGGATGCCGGGAAAACGACTTTGACAGAAAAATTATTGCTGTTTGGCGGCGCGATCCGTGATGCCGGAACAGTTAAAGCTAGAAAAACAGGGAAGTATGCAACAAGTGACTGGATGGAGATTGAAAAGCAACGGGGAATTTCCGTTACATCTTCAGTCATGCAATTCGATTATGATGATTTCCGAGTCAATATTCTCGATACACCAGGCCACCAAGATTTCAGTGAAGACACATATCGTACACTGATGGCTGTTGATAGCGCCGTGATGATCATCGATTCGGCAAAGGGTATCGAGGATCAGACAGTTAAATTATTCAAAGTATGCCGGATGAGGGGCATCCCGATTTTCACTTTTATCAATAAAATGGACCGACAAGGTAAAACGCCGCTTGAATTGCTTGCCGAACTCGAAGAGGTATTAGGCATAGAAACATATCCAATGAACTGGCCGATTGGAATGGGAAAAGACTTCGTGGGCATTTACGACAGGTTCAATAACCGGATTGAACAGTTCAAAACTGAAGGGGAAGAGCGTTTCCTTCCGTTGAATGACGAAGGTGAACTCGAAGTGGATCATAAACTTAAGGATTCCCAGTTATATGAGCAAACTTTGGAAGAAATCATGCTGTTGACGGAAGCGGGTAACCAATTCTCTGAAGAAAACATTGCGAATGGAAAACTTAGTCCCGTATTTTTCGGAAGTGCTTTAACGACATTCGGTGTTCAGACGTTTTTGGATGCTTATTTGAAATTTGCACCAGCTCCACAAGCACGGATGACAACGTCTGGTGAAATGGACCCTGTCAGTAATGATTTTTCTGGCTTCATTTTCAAGATCCAAGCGAATATGAACCCGAAACACCGTGACCGGATCGCTTTCCTTCGTATCTGCTCCGGTAAATTCGAGCGCGGAATGAGCGTAAACTTGAGCAGGACAGGAAAACCGATTAACCTGTCTTCTTCTACCCAATTCATGGCTGATGATCGGAACACCGTAAATGAAGCGGTAAGCGGAGATATCATCGGTTTATATGATACCGGTAACTACCAGATTGGAGATACGATCACAACCAGCAAAGACATGTTCCAGTTTGAAAGGCTGCCTCAGTTTACACCGGAACTATTCATGAGGGTAACAGCTAAAAACGTCATGAAACAGAAACATTTCCATAAAGGAATTAACCAACTTGTACAAGAAGGGGCAATTCAGCTCTTCAAAACAGTTCGGATGGAAGAATATCTGCTTGGTGCGGTTGGTCAACTTCAATTCGAAGTATTCGAGCATCGAATGAGGAACGAGTACAATGTTGAAGTCGTGATGGAGCGCATGGGCAGTAAGATTACACGTTGGGCTGAAGATGAAAAGCTTGATGAAAACCTTCATAGCTCAAGAAGCATCCTTGTTAAAGACCGGTTTGATAAATATGCATTCTTATTTGAAAATGAGTTTGCACTTCGTTGGTTCCAAGATAAAAATCCTGACGTGGAATTATATAATCCAATGGATTTGAAGTAA
- the dcuS gene encoding DcuS/MalK family sensor histidine kinase has product MKKGKWSLQFTIMILVCGVVALSLFITDILISQTVADTIEKSQTEKAVNVARMAAQTPLVIEALSGSENNQEVQQFTNKIKKSTDVEFVVIIDNNGIRKTHPDPSKIGKKFVGGDEKDVLRGREHISISKGTLGRSLRSFTPVYDSEDNQIGAVVVGISLQRVNDAVLKSRFNIYVGTVFGILTGIAGAILLARYIKKILFGLEPFAIAKVLKERSAILQSVREGIIAVDQSSTITLVNKAALKIFKKAGINENPTGKKLTSYMPDSNLDRILETGEVELDKEQDLKDSVLLVNRVPVFVKDEIVGAVATFRDKTEIHLLAEQLTGVRLYAESLRAQSHEFMNKLHVILGMVHMHYYDQLAAYISDLVDHRENEIGFITKTVKDPVLAGFLIGKLSYAREAGAKLALSSDFQLPEPENASITHELITIIGNLIDNAIEAVEKSPVKRIELKFDYADDILTIEVHDTGQGISDANLHHILLKGFTTKGEDRGIGLYLVKASLDKLGGDLNISSKEGQETTFVVYIPYKARMM; this is encoded by the coding sequence GTGAAAAAAGGGAAATGGAGTCTACAGTTTACTATTATGATACTGGTGTGTGGGGTAGTAGCCCTATCATTATTTATTACAGATATTCTTATTAGCCAAACGGTTGCGGATACAATAGAGAAGAGCCAGACTGAAAAGGCAGTAAACGTAGCACGCATGGCAGCACAAACACCGCTTGTAATCGAAGCGTTAAGTGGAAGTGAGAACAATCAGGAAGTTCAGCAATTTACCAATAAGATAAAAAAATCGACAGATGTAGAATTTGTAGTAATAATCGATAATAATGGAATCCGGAAAACTCACCCCGATCCAAGTAAAATAGGAAAAAAATTTGTTGGAGGGGATGAGAAAGATGTATTACGAGGTAGAGAGCACATATCGATTTCCAAAGGAACTTTAGGCAGGTCTTTGCGTTCTTTCACCCCTGTTTATGATTCAGAGGATAATCAAATTGGCGCCGTGGTGGTCGGTATTTCTCTTCAAAGAGTTAATGATGCTGTTTTAAAAAGCCGTTTTAATATTTATGTAGGAACCGTTTTTGGAATATTAACCGGAATTGCGGGCGCAATACTTTTGGCAAGGTATATTAAGAAAATATTATTTGGGCTGGAACCTTTTGCTATTGCGAAGGTTTTAAAAGAGCGAAGTGCCATTTTACAATCAGTTCGGGAGGGAATTATTGCGGTAGATCAGAGTTCAACCATTACTCTCGTAAACAAAGCAGCTTTAAAGATATTTAAAAAAGCGGGTATTAATGAAAATCCAACGGGTAAAAAGCTAACTAGTTACATGCCTGACTCAAACCTGGATAGAATCCTGGAGACCGGCGAGGTCGAATTAGATAAAGAGCAGGATTTAAAAGATAGTGTCTTGCTAGTGAATAGGGTACCAGTATTTGTGAAGGATGAAATCGTAGGTGCCGTGGCAACATTTCGTGATAAAACAGAAATACATCTGCTGGCGGAACAGCTGACTGGAGTCCGTTTATATGCTGAATCGTTAAGGGCCCAGTCGCACGAATTCATGAACAAACTCCATGTAATACTTGGTATGGTGCATATGCATTATTATGATCAGCTTGCAGCATATATTAGTGATCTTGTTGACCACAGAGAAAACGAGATTGGATTTATTACCAAAACCGTTAAAGATCCAGTACTAGCCGGTTTTTTAATTGGAAAACTAAGTTATGCAAGGGAAGCAGGTGCTAAGCTGGCATTATCCTCTGACTTTCAATTGCCAGAACCAGAAAATGCATCTATTACTCATGAGCTAATTACGATAATAGGAAATTTGATTGACAATGCTATAGAAGCAGTGGAAAAAAGTCCCGTTAAACGAATTGAATTAAAGTTTGATTATGCAGATGATATTTTAACTATTGAAGTTCATGATACTGGACAGGGAATATCTGATGCCAATCTTCATCATATCCTTCTAAAAGGATTTACAACAAAAGGAGAGGACAGGGGGATTGGTTTATATTTGGTTAAGGCAAGCCTGGATAAGCTAGGTGGAGATCTCAATATTAGTTCAAAAGAAGGTCAAGAAACAACGTTTGTGGTTTATATACCATACAAAGCAAGGATGATGTAG
- a CDS encoding response regulator translates to MIKVMIVEDDPMVAEFNKRYLNQVDGYELAAVCSSVDQALNVLENQRIGLVLLDIFMPGKNGLDLLSQIRESEKEIDVIVISAASDIERIQKALRLGAVDYLIKPFEFERFNAALSAYRNKSDFIQDKNMLNQEELDYRILHQEEIHLPEELPKGLSQDTLKIIWNVILVFKNAPFSTEEVVNVAGISRVSVRKYLKFMKDIGVLDVKVIYGTVGRPVSQHKFNDDKGHIIQRYL, encoded by the coding sequence ATGATTAAGGTAATGATCGTAGAAGATGACCCGATGGTTGCAGAGTTCAATAAGCGCTATTTGAATCAAGTCGATGGCTACGAATTAGCTGCTGTCTGTTCCTCGGTGGATCAAGCTCTGAATGTATTGGAAAATCAAAGAATAGGGTTAGTTCTATTAGACATTTTCATGCCTGGGAAAAATGGACTCGATTTACTCTCACAAATTCGAGAAAGTGAAAAAGAGATAGATGTTATTGTCATTTCTGCGGCGTCAGACATTGAGAGGATTCAGAAAGCATTAAGACTAGGTGCTGTTGATTATTTAATTAAGCCGTTTGAATTTGAACGTTTTAACGCGGCCTTATCAGCATATCGGAACAAATCAGATTTTATTCAAGATAAAAATATGCTAAATCAAGAAGAATTAGATTATCGAATATTGCATCAAGAAGAAATTCATTTACCAGAGGAATTACCGAAAGGATTGTCTCAAGATACCTTAAAGATTATATGGAATGTGATACTGGTATTTAAAAATGCTCCCTTTTCAACAGAGGAAGTCGTAAATGTGGCGGGTATATCCAGGGTATCAGTAAGGAAATATTTAAAATTCATGAAGGATATCGGTGTCCTTGATGTTAAGGTAATCTATGGAACGGTAGGCCGACCAGTCTCCCAACACAAATTTAATGATGACAAGGGCCATATTATTCAACGTTATCTGTAA
- a CDS encoding NAD-dependent malic enzyme yields MTAYEKTKKGLETTLRGKGILSNPFINKGVAFTKEERNELGLVGLLPSQVLTLEEQVKRAYEQFSTQPSNIRKNGMLYDLFNRNVVLFYRLLKDHLSEILPIIYTPTVGEAIQQYSQEYHRPGGLYLSIDNMEGMEDAFKNLDLSSDDIDLIVVTDSESILGIGDQGVGGINIAIGKLAVYTAAAGIDPSRVLPIVLDVGTDNESLISDPLYIGNRFGRVRGDEYTEFIDLFVKNSQAFFPRALLHWEDFGNINARNIIDNYGEKILTFNDDIQGTGAVTLAAVKSALQVTGVPLKEQRVVVFGPGAAGIGNADQMVEAMILDGISREEAYGNFWAVDYRGLLIEDIPDVLKFQKPYCRKAEEVEEWARNEVGIIPLLEVIKRVKPTILIGTSGQTGAFSEEVVKEMAKHVEHPIIMPMSNPTPLAEAVPEDLIKWTQGKALIATGSPFDDVDYNGVIYTIGQSNNAYIFPGLGLGAIVAEATKISKGMLAAASSAVSSLSDSSKHGASLLPSIKQLQEVSKSVAIEVAKTAIEEGVAKAVITDIEKAIAESMWKPEYKTIHGK; encoded by the coding sequence ATGACAGCTTATGAAAAGACAAAAAAGGGCTTGGAAACAACTTTAAGAGGAAAAGGTATCCTGTCAAACCCTTTTATTAATAAAGGGGTTGCTTTCACTAAGGAAGAAAGAAATGAACTAGGATTGGTAGGATTGCTACCATCCCAGGTGCTTACTCTTGAGGAACAAGTAAAAAGAGCTTATGAACAATTCTCCACTCAACCTAGCAATATTCGGAAGAATGGAATGTTATATGATTTATTTAATAGGAATGTGGTACTGTTTTACCGCCTGCTTAAAGACCATCTAAGTGAAATACTGCCGATCATTTACACACCTACTGTAGGAGAGGCCATTCAACAGTACTCCCAAGAATATCACCGTCCAGGAGGCCTATACCTATCAATTGATAATATGGAGGGAATGGAAGATGCATTTAAAAACCTGGACCTTTCATCTGATGATATCGATTTAATAGTTGTTACAGATTCTGAAAGTATTCTTGGAATCGGAGATCAGGGAGTTGGTGGAATTAACATAGCCATTGGCAAATTGGCAGTCTACACTGCAGCTGCGGGAATTGATCCAAGCAGGGTGCTGCCTATTGTCCTGGATGTTGGGACTGACAATGAAAGCCTGATTAGTGATCCACTGTATATTGGTAACAGGTTTGGGCGTGTTCGCGGTGATGAATACACCGAATTCATTGATTTATTTGTTAAAAATTCTCAAGCCTTCTTCCCAAGGGCATTACTTCACTGGGAAGACTTTGGAAATATAAATGCTCGAAATATAATCGATAATTATGGCGAAAAGATTCTCACTTTTAATGATGATATACAAGGTACGGGTGCGGTAACACTAGCCGCCGTAAAGTCTGCATTACAAGTAACTGGTGTTCCTTTAAAGGAACAAAGAGTTGTTGTTTTTGGTCCAGGTGCAGCAGGAATCGGTAATGCTGATCAAATGGTTGAAGCCATGATCCTTGATGGCATTTCCAGAGAAGAGGCATATGGGAACTTTTGGGCCGTCGATTATCGTGGATTGTTGATAGAGGACATTCCGGATGTTTTGAAATTCCAAAAGCCGTATTGCCGGAAAGCTGAAGAAGTCGAGGAATGGGCTCGGAATGAAGTCGGAATTATCCCATTATTAGAGGTAATAAAAAGGGTTAAACCAACCATCTTAATCGGCACTTCTGGTCAAACAGGGGCTTTCTCAGAAGAAGTTGTAAAAGAAATGGCAAAGCACGTGGAACATCCAATTATTATGCCGATGTCAAATCCGACTCCCTTAGCGGAAGCTGTTCCTGAAGACCTTATAAAGTGGACTCAAGGTAAAGCCTTAATAGCGACAGGAAGCCCGTTTGATGATGTTGACTATAATGGTGTGATTTATACAATCGGACAATCTAATAATGCATATATTTTCCCAGGACTTGGACTTGGTGCGATTGTCGCAGAAGCAACAAAAATCTCTAAGGGCATGCTTGCAGCAGCCTCATCTGCTGTTTCAAGTTTATCGGATAGCAGTAAGCATGGTGCTTCTTTACTCCCTTCAATCAAACAATTGCAAGAGGTTTCTAAATCTGTAGCCATTGAAGTGGCAAAGACAGCCATTGAAGAAGGGGTTGCGAAAGCGGTTATAACAGATATTGAAAAAGCAATTGCAGAATCCATGTGGAAGCCAGAGTACAAAACTATTCATGGGAAATAA
- a CDS encoding AEC family transporter produces the protein MNIGNIFLTLIPIFFTIIIGYLGGYFKVFNAESSKGLNTLVTKFALPAHLFIGITTTSKQTLINQWSFFLTMTIGVIGFYIILLIVARLVFKYDLTAASMFSLNATQPAFAFMGISVLGSLFGAQEIAIPIAITGIVVNALLDPLATIVGTVGQSRLGKSKDEKTNILGIVLHGLSEPLACIPLLAVVLTLSGFQAPDIIKNALDQIGSVTSGVALFAVGVTVGIRKISLRPIAFGISILKVVAIPLYMILVAHLIGLDHADTIKAILLVSFPGSAVAAMISTRFDSLSTETASSFVISTILSLITLPIYISLLM, from the coding sequence GTGAATATTGGGAATATATTTTTAACATTAATACCAATCTTTTTTACAATTATTATTGGTTATTTGGGTGGCTATTTTAAAGTTTTTAATGCAGAATCATCTAAAGGGCTTAATACGTTAGTTACAAAATTTGCTTTACCTGCACACTTATTCATTGGGATCACAACAACCTCAAAACAAACCTTAATTAATCAATGGTCATTTTTCTTAACTATGACCATAGGTGTTATTGGCTTTTACATTATCCTTTTAATAGTGGCTCGTTTGGTGTTTAAATACGATTTAACTGCAGCATCTATGTTTTCATTAAACGCAACACAGCCAGCCTTTGCTTTTATGGGGATATCTGTATTAGGCAGTTTGTTCGGGGCGCAAGAGATAGCTATACCTATTGCGATTACCGGTATTGTGGTGAATGCCCTTCTGGATCCATTAGCAACAATAGTTGGTACGGTCGGACAATCCAGATTGGGTAAATCAAAAGATGAAAAAACAAACATTCTGGGTATCGTTTTGCATGGTCTTAGCGAACCGCTTGCATGTATTCCCTTACTTGCTGTTGTATTAACACTTTCAGGGTTCCAGGCACCGGATATCATAAAAAATGCGCTCGATCAAATTGGGTCAGTGACATCTGGGGTTGCATTATTTGCTGTTGGTGTAACCGTGGGTATCCGGAAGATTAGCTTACGACCAATTGCTTTTGGTATTTCCATTTTAAAAGTTGTGGCTATTCCATTATATATGATTCTGGTTGCTCATCTAATTGGCCTTGATCATGCAGATACAATTAAAGCTATTTTGCTAGTCTCATTTCCGGGATCTGCTGTAGCGGCAATGATTTCAACTAGATTTGATTCGTTATCAACTGAAACAGCATCTTCATTTGTAATTAGTACCATTCTATCTTTAATTACATTACCTATTTATATATCCTTGTTAATGTAG